ACGCGGTAGCCCACGTCGCCCTTGATGAAGACCTTGCCGCCGCGCATGGCATAGCCGATGACGTCGCCGGCGTTGCCGTAGACGACCACCTTGCCGGAGTTCATGGTATTCCCGATGCCGTCCTGGCCGTTGCCGTGGACGATGACCTCGGGGCCGTCCATGAATATGCCCAGGTCGTTGCCGGGAACGCCGTTGACTTCGATCTTCATTTTCGCTCTCAGGCCGTCGCCGATATACTTCTGGCCGCAGACGTTATCGACCACGACCTCACACTCGCCTCCGGCGGCCAGCGCCCGGATCTTCTCGTTCAGCGCCCGGTAGGGCATGTCCTTTGCGTCGATGTGCGCCATGTTATCGTCCCGCCGGCTTGATGCCGAGAATTTCCAGGGTCTTCTCGTCCAGGCCTATGCCGCGCAGTCTTTCTCTATTGCCGCGCAGGCTTTCGATGGAGTTGATGCCCAGCGCGCCCAGCACTTCCTGGATCTCGTGGCTCCAGGCGCTAAGCAGGTTCGTGAGCCTCTGCGCCCCTATTTCCGGGTCGAGCCGGGAAACGAGGTGCGGCTTCTGCGTGGCGATGCCCCAGGAGCAGTTGCCCGTGTTGCACTTCTGGCAGACGCGGCAGCCCAGCGCCACCAGCGCGGACGTGCCGATCATTACGGCGTCCGCGCCGAGGGCCACGGCTTTGACGACGTCTGCGCTCTGGCGGATGCCTCCGCCCACGACGATCGACGCCTGGTTGCGGATGCCTTCCTGCCTCAGGCGGTCGTCCACGGCGGCGACAGCAAGCTCTATGGGTATGCCGATGTTGTCCCGGAATATCCTGGGTGCGGACCCGGTACCGCCCCGGAAGCCATCGATGGTGACGATGTCGGCGCCGGCCCGGACGATGCCGCTGCTGATGGCCGCGATGTTGTGCACGGCCGCCAGCTTGACGGATACGGGCTTCTTGTACTCGGTCGCCTCTTTAAGGGCATAGATTAGCTGCGACAGGTCCTCTATCGAATAGATATCGTGATGCGGCGCAGGCGACAGGGCGTCTGTGCCTACCGGGATCATCCTGGTCTTTGCGACTTCCTGGTCGATCTTTTCGCCCGGGAGGTGGCCGCCGATGCCGGGCTTTGCGCCCTGGCCGATCTTGATCTCGATGACGGCTCCGGCATTCAGGTATTCTTCGTGGACGCCGAAGCGGCCGGAGGCTACCTGCACGATGACGTTATCCTTATACTTGTAGAAGTCCCGGTGAAGGCCTCCTTCGCCGGTGTTCATGAGGATCCCGTTTTCCCGGGCCGCCAGCATGAGCGCCTTGTGAACGTTATAACTGACTGCGCCGTAGGACATGGCGCCGAAGACGATGGGCAGGTTCAGCTTGAAGTTCGGGGCAAGCTCTGTCTTTAGCTGAATATCCTTGCCGCTGTATTCGAATTCCAGGCGGTCGGGCTTCCTGCCTAAATAGGTCCTCAGCTCCATCGGCTCCCTGAGGGGGTCGATGGACGGGTTCGTGACCTGGCAGGCATCGATGAGCATGTGGTCCCACAGGATCGGATAAGGCTTATCGGTTCCCATGGCAGTGAGCAGGATGCCGCCCGATTCGGCCTGCTTATAGATGTTCTTCCGTATCTCGTCGGTAAAATTCGCGTTCGGCTTGAACGTGAGTGGATTGTGCTCGATGCGGATGGCCTTCTTCGGGCACATAGTGACGCATCTCAAGCACGCGACGCACTTCGAGTCGTCCGCGACGATGCAGTCGAACTCCTTGCTGTATGAGACCGCGCCGAAGCCGCACTCCGTCGTGCACTTCTTGCAGCGCACGCACTTGCGGTCGTTGATATCGACGGTGAACTCGGGAGGAACTGTCGATGGAAGGGCTACCGTACTCATTCCACGTCCTCCTCCACCAGGCCGATGACCGGCGTGCCCGCCTTGGGCGCCCACACGCGGTCCGGCTCGGGCTCGATGATCCGGATGCCGGCCTCTTCGGACGACATATACAGGAAATCGTCCTTCGTAGCCGCGATCATGGGTCTTAGCTTTATGCGGTCGTTGAGGCCGATCATGCCCTTGTTGCAGCCCACGATGATCGAGAACGGGCCGTTCATGAGCGCGCTGCCGTAGACCATGCGTATGGCTTCGTAAACTTTTCTTTTTTGAGCGGGCATCCTGTCGATGTCCTTCCAGAAGGGCGGTGCCAGCGCTCCCGTCGCTATCTCGACGGGCAGCTTGTGCCTCCGGATCAATAAGTCGAATAAGTAGGCGATTACCTCGGTATCGGTCAGTAGCTCTAACTTGTAGCCGAACATCTCGAGGTATCTCTTGTTAATTCCATAGGATGAGATCTCGCCATTGTGGACTACGGACCAGTCCAGCAGGGCGATCGGGTGGGCTCCTCCCCACCAGCCGGGCGTATTCGTCGGGAACCGGCCGTGGGCCGTCCACAGGTAGGCCTTGTAGCCGTCGAGCTTGAAGAATTTGGCGATGTCCTCCGGATACCCGACTCCCTTGAAGCCGCCCATGTTCTTGCCGCTCGAGGAGATGAAGGCGCCGGCGAGGTTCGAGTTGACGTCCATGATCTGGTCGACCACGTAGTCGTCCTCCGGCATGCCGTCGAGCTTCGAGTCGTCGACCTTCACGAAGTAGCGCCAAAGGAGCGGCGGGTCGTGGATGTTGGCGACCTTTGCCGTCGGGATCTTCTCGTCCTTCTCGATGATGAAGCGCTCCGCCAGGAGCTCTTCCAGCCTGGCCTTGCAGTCCTCATCGTCGAACATCACGTGAAAAGCGTAATAATCCTTGTACCTCGGGTAAATGCCGTACGCTGCGAAGCCGCCGCCGAGGCCGTTGGACCGGTCGTGCATGAGAGTTATGGACTTAATGATCTTAGTCCCGTCGATGCGCTTGCCTTTTTTATTCAATATCCCCGATATGGCGCATCCGGAGGGATTCCTCTCGCACCTCACCTTCGTGTCGCACCTCATGCGACACTCACCTCTAAGGTATTTCGATATCTATTAAGCGACTTCATCCGGTTTCAACCCGTTTCCGACTTCAAATATATAAATTGTTCGATGATAGTAGGCAAGGTTATACATAATGTGTATATATAAACTTTGCTAACACCTGACATGGCCAGATATTATTGATTCATTTAATAAGTTTGCGGTATATAACCGTTATCAAAACCAATGGTTAAAAATGAGCCATAGTGCGGGCTTCGGAGCCTGCACCATGCCCTTAGATCTCTTCTTCTTTCTTTTCGGATACCAGCTTGGCTACCGCCACGACGGCGTCCTCTTCGGACTTAAGCGTGATGATCTTCACGCCCTGCGTGTTCCTGCCGATCTCCGAGATGTCTTTTATGTTTATCCGCATCATGATGCCGTCGTGGGTGACGACGAGAAGCTGGTCGTCGTCGGTGACCGAGGCGATCGCCACCACGCCGCCGTTGCGCATGGTCGTCTTGATGTTGATCATGCCCTGGCCACCGCGGTGATGTGGCGTGTACTCCGAAATAGCAGTACGCTTGCCGAAGCCGTTCTCGCAGACCGTCAGGATCGACGACCCCTCGCTCACGACCTCCATGCCGATGACCTTATCCTTCTCGGTGAGACGGATGCCGATAACGCCGCAAGCCTGGCGGCCCATGGCCCGGACCTCGGACTCGTTGAAGCGGTTCGCCTTGCCGTTCCGCGTGGCGATCAGCACTTCCTTCTGGCCGTCCGTCAGCTTAACGGAGATCAGCTCGTCGCCCTCGTCCAGCCCGATGGCGATGATGCCCGTCGACCGGATGTTCTTGAATGCCGAGAGGGACGTCTTTTTGATGGTTCCCTCGCGGGTACACATGATCAGGTTATGCCCATCGTTAAACTCCTTGATCGGGATCATGGCCGTGATGGACTCGTTCGGCAGCAGCGTGAGCAGGTTCACTATCGCCTTGCCCCGGGACTGCCTGCTGGCATCGGGTATCTCGTAGACCTTTAACACGTATACGCGGCCCTTGTTGGTGAAGAAGAGCAGATGGTCGTGCGTGGAGGCTGCAAAGACATCGACGACGAAGTCCTCTTCCTTGGTCTCCATGCCCATGACGCCCATGCCGCCCCGGCGCTGGGTCCGGTACGTATCGACCGGCTGCCTCTTGATGTAGCCCGTATTGGATATCGTAACGACGACATTCTCCACGGGAATGAGGTCCTCGTCCACGATCTCGCCCTCGGACTCCCTGATGATGGTCCTGCGCTCGTCTCCGTACTTCTGCTTAAGCTCCAGGAGCTCGCCCTTGATGATGTCCAGCACCTTCTGCGGGCTGGCCAGCACCTCTTTCAGGTGCTCGATCAGCTTTAATAGCTCGGCGCGCTCGTCCTCGATCTTCCTGCGCTCCAGGCCGGTGAGGCCGCGGAGCCGCATGTCCAGGATCGCCTTCGACTGCTCTTCCGAGAGGCCGTACTTCGACATGAACACGGCCTTCGCGTCGTCGGCGCTCGCGGAATTCCTGAGGATATTGACAAAGTCGTCGATGTTGTCCAGGGCCACGAGCAGGCCCACCAGGATATGTTCCCTGGCCTGGGCCTTCTTCAGCTCGAACTGGCTTCTGCGGGTGACGACTTCCTGCCTGTGCTTGATGTAGTATTCGAGCGTCTCCTTCAGGGTCAGCGTCCTGGGCTGGTTGTCCACCAGCGCCAGGTTATTGACGCCGAAGGTCGTCTCCATCTGGGTGTGCCGGTAGAGCTGGTTCAGCAGCACGCTGGCGTTGGCGCCCTTCTTGAGCTCGATGACAATGCGCATGCCGTCCCGGTCGGACTCGTCTCTCAGGTCGGAAATGCCCTCGAGCTTCTTCTCGCGCACCAGGTCGGCGATATTTTCGATGAGCTTTGCCTTGTTGACCATGTACGGGATCTCGGTGACCAGGATGACGTTCCTGCCGCCCTCCTCGGTGATCTCGGCCCTGGACCTGAGCTTTATGGTGCCCCTGCCGGTGAGATAGGCTTCCTTGATGCCCTCGCGGCCGTAGATGTACGCGCCGGTCGGGAAATCGGGGCCCGTAATGAATTTCAATAGCTCCTGCGGCTCGATGGCCGGGTTGTCGATCAATGCGACCGTGCCGTCGATGACCTCGGAGATGTTGTGCGGCGGAATGTTGGTCGCCATGCCCACGGCAATGCCCGATGAGCCGTTGATGAGCAGGTTCGGGAGCTTTGCCGGCAGCACGGATGGCTCCTTCAGCGACTCGTCGAAGTTAGGAACAAAGTCGACGGTCTCCTTGTCCAGGTCGTCGAGCATCTCGTCCGCGATCTTTGCCATGCGGACCTCGGTGTAACGCATGGCTGCGGCGCCGTCGCCGTCCACGCTGCCGAAGTTGCCCTGGCCGTCGATCAAAGGATAGCGTAGCGAGAAGTCCTGCACCATTCGGACGATGGTATCATAGATCGCCAGGTCGCCGTGCGGGTGGTACTTACCCATGACGTCGCCCACGACCCTGGCCGACTTCTTATAGGGCTTATCGTACGTGTTGCCCAGCTCGTACATGCCGTAAAGTACACGGCGATGAACGGGCTTAAGCCCGTCACGAACATCGGGAAGCGCCCGCCCCACGATAACGCTCATCGCGTAATCGATGTAGGACTTACGCATCTCCTCTTCCAGCTTAACTGGTATTACTGTCTCCTGTGTTGCCATATCTTATACATCCAGGTTCCTTACGAACTTCGCGTTCTGTACGATGAAGTCCCGCCTGGGCTCCACTTTATCTCCCATGAGCAGCGTGAACGTCCTGTCTGCCTCGACAGCGTCTTCCATGGTCACCTGCAGGACGGTCCTCGTCTGCGGGTCCATGGTGGTAGACCACAGCTGTTCGGGGTTCATTTCGCCTAAACCCTTGTAACGGTTTACGGAGACCCCGTTCTTTCCCATCTCCCCGAGGATGCCGGCGAGGGCCTCCTCGTTATACGCGTACCTCTCTTCCTTCCCCTTCTTCGCCCGGAACAGGGGTGGCTGAGCGATGTACACGTAGCCTGCCTCGATCAACGGCTTCATGTGGCGGAAGAAGAATGTCAGCAGCAGCGTTCGTATGTGCGCCCCGTCGACGTCCGCATCGGTCATGAGTATGATCTTATGGTACCGGGCCTTATCGATGACGAACTCTTCGCCAACGCCCGTGCCCATGGCCGTAATGAGGGCCCTGATCTCCTCGCTCGCGAAGACTCTGTCCAGACGGGCCTTTTCCACGTTCAGGATCTTACCCCTGAGCGGGAGGATGGCCTGGAACAGCCGGTTGCGGCCCTGCTTGGCGGAGCCGCCGGCCGAGTCTCCCTCGACGATGTAAAGCTCGCACTTCGAGGGGTCGCGCTCACTGCAGTCGGCCAGCTTGCCGGGCAGCGTTGTGTTCTCCAGCGCCGACTTCCGCCTCGTGAGCTCACGGGCCTTTCTGGCCGCCTCGCGGGCCTGGTACGCCTGTAGAGCCTTTTCGATGATCTTGCGGGCTTCGGACGGGTTCTCCTCCAGGTAATCGTCTAAACCCTCGCCGACGAGCGAGTTCACGATGCCCTGCACTTCGCTGTTGCCCAGCTTGGTCTTCGTCTGGCCCTCGAACTGCGGGCTGGTCAGCTTGACGCTGATGATGGCCGTTAAGCCTTCCCGGATGTCCTCGCCCGAAAACTGCATGTCGCCCTTGAGCAGGTTGTTCTTCTTCGCGTAATCGTTGAAACTGCGCGTAAGTGCCGAGCGGAAGCCGCTGAGGTGCGTGCCGCCCTCCGTGGTATGGATGTTATTGGCAAAGGCAAGGACGATCTCGCTGTAGCCATCGTTGTACTGCATGGCGATCTCAACGTCGGTGGTGTCCTTCTGCTTCTCGAAGTAGATGACCTTCTCGTTGACGGGCGTCTTACCCTCGTTCAGGTACTGGACGAACTGGACGATGCCGCCTTCGTAATGGAAAGTGTCCGAGACTCCCGAGCGGGCGTCCGTCAGGACGATCTTGATGCCCTTGTTCAGGAACGCTAATTCACGCATCCGGTTAACCAGGATTTCGTACTTGAACTCCGTCGTCTCGAAGATCGTGGGGTCGGGCTTAAAAATGGTGGTAGTTCCCGTGCCGATGGCCGTGCCTATCTCGTGGACCTCGTCCTTGGGCTTGCCCCGCATATAATCCTGAACCCAGAGCTTATCGTTCCTGCGGACTTCGACCCTGAGCCACTCGGATAGGGCATTCACTACCGATACGCCTACGCCGTGCAGGCCGCCAGAGACCTTGTAGGTCAGGTTGTCGAACTTGCCGCCCGCGTGGAGCTTTGTCATGACGATCTCCAGGGCCGGCCTCTTGTATTTCTCGTGCATCTCGACGGGGATGCCTCTGCCGTCATCGCTGACGGTCACGCTCCCGTCCTTATTGATCGTGACCTCTATGTTGTGGCAATAGCCGGCCAGCGCCTCGTCAATGCTGTTATCGACGACCTCATAGACCAGGTGGTGCAGCCCCCGGTAGTCCGTGGAGCCGATGTACATGCTGGGCCTTTTCCTTACGGCTTCGAGGCCCTCCAGCACCTGGATGCTCGAGGCATCGTATGCCTGCGCCGGGATTTCGTTTGACATTCTGTGCTCTACCCCTCCTTTTTTACAATGGGAAAAATTTCACGTCCTTTATAAGCTAGAAACTCTCGTATTATCTTAGCCTGTATAAATGAATTTTAGGGCCTATGTTTGCCCTTTCCCCTTCCTAGATTTAATAGTCCGACATCACATATATATTTAGTGCTCGGCACAGTAAATTACATATCCCCGGTAGGCTTTTTAAGGGGTAGAATGAGACTGGACGAGTACCTTGTGAGCGAGGGCCTGGTTCCCTCGAGAAACCGGGCAAAAAAGCTCATCGAAAAGGGCCAGGTCAAAGTGGACGGTAAAACGGCCTCGAAGCCTGCCCAGAAAGTGGACTATGGGCACGAGGTGACCATTGAGGGCGAGGACATGCCGGAGGGCTTTTTTAAGCTTAAGGGCATCCAGGAAGCGTCGGGTATTCTGCACGAGGGCGACGTCGTCCTCGACATCGGCTCCAGCGCCGGCGGATTTTTAATGTTCGCGTCGGGTATCGCTTCCCGGGTCACGGGCATTGAGTTCAGCGAGGAGTTCCGGCCGCCCCTTGAAGAGATCGTGAGCGCGTATCCCCGCGTACACGTGGTCTTCGGCGACGCCTTCAATATGGATGTAACGACGCTGGATGGGCCATATGACGTTATCCTGAACGATATGACCGTGGAGCCTCTTACGTCTGTAAAAGTCTTAAAACGCTTTTTACCGCTGCTTAAAGAGCATGGCCGGGTCGTGCAGGTCGTCAAGCTGGGCCCCAGGGGGGCTCCCGAGCCTATGGTCGAGAAGCTGGAAGAGTCTGGGCTGAAAATTTTGAAAGTTATCCGGCCCCACAAAATGGAAGCTTATATAATCGCTGCGATGTAATCCCCGTTGTGCTTTCGCGGAATATAACAGCGCGCGGGGGCGCCTCCTGATGTTCACCACGGTTCGCACGGTGGTACCACGGAGGGCACGGTTAATTTCTCACCACGGCGACACGGCGAACACGGCGCTCTTTAAAATTCGGCACGGCGGATGCACGGCGGCACGGTTTCCAGATAATATAATTTAGCAGTGGGTCTTCGAGGGGTAAGCAAGAGCGCTCAGCGCGGCGTTAGCCCTCTTCAGGATATTAAAGCAAGCAGGGGGTCTCCGAGGGGGCATCAGCCCCCTTCAGGAATTAAAAGTCCTCCTTGTCCTCCTTGTCCTCCGTGGTGAATAAAGCGACATGCTTGCCACTACTTATTATAAAAAGAGAAATTTAGTGTGGTCGCTCACCCGAAGATGGCGCCCATGCCCGCGGCGGCCTCGTCCTCTTCCTTATGGACGTAGTCGAGGATGTGCTTCTCCTCGTCGCCGGTGATCTTAGCTATAGGGATCTTGGACTCGTCGATGAGCCTCACGGCTTCCTTCATCTTCTCGGGGTTGTCCGCCCGGACGTAGAGATAATAGCCGGTTTTGCGACTGGTGCCCATGATGGCGGCCTCGCGGACGCTCGGGCCCAGGCGCTTGAAGAACTCTTCCTCAAGAAGCTTATCGACGGGCTTCTTCTCCTTATCATCGTAAAAATACACTGCTTCCATTTGAACACCTTCTGGATTTAACACCTTATTGCCAGCGATGGCTCATAAATATAATGCTCGAGGCTCACATGCGGTAATGTTTTCGGAGCTTACTTATCTGCTCGCCCAGGTACTCGATCTTTTCCATCTCGTTTTCGCCCAGGCCGGCCTTTTTCGCCAGCTGCAGATACGGTATCTGTTCCGGCGCCAGGCCCATGATGAACGAGCCCACGGCATCCGTCGCCACGAAGTCCTCGCCGGCGATGACGACGTCCGAGCGGATCGGGTCGCAGGCAAGCTCATGCCCCTGGCACCCGATTATGCCGTCGACGACCGTCAGCTCCGGCCCGAAGGCACGGTTCAGGTCGACGATCTTCTGGTGCAGGTCGTCGTGCATGATGCCCTTGGGCAGGATGCCGCCCATCATGTTCTTCATCGAGAGCGTGGAGAGCGACCAGACGTGCACCTTCAGCTTAGGCACAGACAGGATGCAGTCGTAGTCCAGGAAAGGCTTCGCGACCCGGACGCTCTTCAGGGACTTGCCGCCGGGTATGCTCACTTCCACGTGGGGCTGCGCATTGAGATCATACAGGGTCACGTCATAATCCTCAAGCGCATCCTCCAGCCCGACCACCCGGAAGGTCTCCATCGTGTCGTAGCTCGCCATTCCGCCCTCGCCGACGGCGAACTCCTTATTGCTCCAGCCGTGATCCAGCAGGTACTCGACGATCCCCCGGACGACATTCGGGTCCGTGGTGACGCCGGTCTCGGGGTGGCTGGAGTTCACGTAATTCGGCTTGATAAGCACCCGCTCATAACGGTCGAGGATATCGGCCGCCCCGATCATGTCCAGCGCCTTCTTAGGGCCTTCGATAGGGTCGCCCGTGTGGACTATCGATACGAGGGTGCTCTTCGCCATAGACAATACCAGTATAGTTATTCGTGGCGTGGATTAAAAATATTGCCTGAGCATCCCCGGCCAAAATCCGGACGTTTCTAACTTATTAATTGAAAATAGGCGTATATAGCTACGGTTTTAGCCGTAGCTTAAACAATCGATATATATTGTGCACATATACTATATTGTACAGGTGATTATATTGACAGGAAAATTAACCAATTCGATGCCGCTGGCCCTGTTCGGGCTGGTCATCGTCGGTATGCTTATGGCCTTCACGGCCAGCGTGATGCTGCCGTCACAGGGTGTTACGGCACCGTATGGGCCTGCGGACAACGGCAAAACGATCACTTTAAGCGAGGGATCGACGTTCAAGATCATCCTGAACGAGAACCCGAGCACAGGGTACTCATGGAACACAACTGTATCGTCCGGCCTGCTGGTCGAGACCAGCGATTACGTCCGGGGCGGTAAGCCCGGGCTTATGGGCGCAGGCGGCACGCACGAGTGGGCCATCAAGGCCATCGGCAAGGGCGAACAGCAGTTTACGGCTGTTTACAAGCGCCCCTGGGAGCCTGTAACGGGCAACGAGACAGCATATACGCTGAAAATAATAGTCCAATAAGATTTTCAGGGTCGAAGCTTTATTCGACCCAATTTATTATAACATCATCATTTCTTTCTGGAGCTTTCTGGTTTTCATTCGCGGGGTATCCGAACACGAGCGTTGCCATAAGCCTATAACCCCTCGGGACATTTAATTCGGCCAGCGTCCTATTATCGCTCCCGAGCGGCCCGGCCAGCCCGATCCAGCAGCTGCCCAGGCCCAGCGACCTGGCGGCCAGCATCATGTTCTCAGCCGCGCAGGCGCAGTCCTCGGCTATCAGGCGCCTCTTCGGCGCAAAAATAAACACCAGGGCGGGCGCGTGGTGGAAGATATGCAGTGCAGGCGTATTCATCATTCTAACGTATCGCCTGGCATCACTGCCTCCGATCCCAAGGATAGATATTGCCCTGAACGTGATGCTATTTTTCCAGAGCCGCTTCGCCCGGTCCGCATACCGGTCTATAGCGGCCTTATCGGTCACGACGATAAATCGCCATTGCTGCTGGTTACTGGCCGAGGGTGCATAAATGCCCGCCTTAATGAGCTCAAGCAGCACATCGTCGGGCACCTGGTCGGGCTTATAATTGCGGATGGACCGTCTTCTGTAGATGTTCTCGAACACCGGGTTCGCGTACTT
This genomic stretch from Methanocella sp. harbors:
- a CDS encoding nitroreductase translates to MTDHKLRPGDRPSEKYANPVFENIYRRRSIRNYKPDQVPDDVLLELIKAGIYAPSASNQQQWRFIVVTDKAAIDRYADRAKRLWKNSITFRAISILGIGGSDARRYVRMMNTPALHIFHHAPALVFIFAPKRRLIAEDCACAAENMMLAARSLGLGSCWIGLAGPLGSDNRTLAELNVPRGYRLMATLVFGYPANENQKAPERNDDVIINWVE
- a CDS encoding glutamate synthase-related protein, with the translated sequence MSTVALPSTVPPEFTVDINDRKCVRCKKCTTECGFGAVSYSKEFDCIVADDSKCVACLRCVTMCPKKAIRIEHNPLTFKPNANFTDEIRKNIYKQAESGGILLTAMGTDKPYPILWDHMLIDACQVTNPSIDPLREPMELRTYLGRKPDRLEFEYSGKDIQLKTELAPNFKLNLPIVFGAMSYGAVSYNVHKALMLAARENGILMNTGEGGLHRDFYKYKDNVIVQVASGRFGVHEEYLNAGAVIEIKIGQGAKPGIGGHLPGEKIDQEVAKTRMIPVGTDALSPAPHHDIYSIEDLSQLIYALKEATEYKKPVSVKLAAVHNIAAISSGIVRAGADIVTIDGFRGGTGSAPRIFRDNIGIPIELAVAAVDDRLRQEGIRNQASIVVGGGIRQSADVVKAVALGADAVMIGTSALVALGCRVCQKCNTGNCSWGIATQKPHLVSRLDPEIGAQRLTNLLSAWSHEIQEVLGALGINSIESLRGNRERLRGIGLDEKTLEILGIKPAGR
- a CDS encoding DUF362 domain-containing protein, whose protein sequence is MAKSTLVSIVHTGDPIEGPKKALDMIGAADILDRYERVLIKPNYVNSSHPETGVTTDPNVVRGIVEYLLDHGWSNKEFAVGEGGMASYDTMETFRVVGLEDALEDYDVTLYDLNAQPHVEVSIPGGKSLKSVRVAKPFLDYDCILSVPKLKVHVWSLSTLSMKNMMGGILPKGIMHDDLHQKIVDLNRAFGPELTVVDGIIGCQGHELACDPIRSDVVIAGEDFVATDAVGSFIMGLAPEQIPYLQLAKKAGLGENEMEKIEYLGEQISKLRKHYRM
- a CDS encoding protease inhibitor I42 family protein yields the protein MTGKLTNSMPLALFGLVIVGMLMAFTASVMLPSQGVTAPYGPADNGKTITLSEGSTFKIILNENPSTGYSWNTTVSSGLLVETSDYVRGGKPGLMGAGGTHEWAIKAIGKGEQQFTAVYKRPWEPVTGNETAYTLKIIVQ
- the gyrA gene encoding DNA gyrase subunit A, coding for MATQETVIPVKLEEEMRKSYIDYAMSVIVGRALPDVRDGLKPVHRRVLYGMYELGNTYDKPYKKSARVVGDVMGKYHPHGDLAIYDTIVRMVQDFSLRYPLIDGQGNFGSVDGDGAAAMRYTEVRMAKIADEMLDDLDKETVDFVPNFDESLKEPSVLPAKLPNLLINGSSGIAVGMATNIPPHNISEVIDGTVALIDNPAIEPQELLKFITGPDFPTGAYIYGREGIKEAYLTGRGTIKLRSRAEITEEGGRNVILVTEIPYMVNKAKLIENIADLVREKKLEGISDLRDESDRDGMRIVIELKKGANASVLLNQLYRHTQMETTFGVNNLALVDNQPRTLTLKETLEYYIKHRQEVVTRRSQFELKKAQAREHILVGLLVALDNIDDFVNILRNSASADDAKAVFMSKYGLSEEQSKAILDMRLRGLTGLERRKIEDERAELLKLIEHLKEVLASPQKVLDIIKGELLELKQKYGDERRTIIRESEGEIVDEDLIPVENVVVTISNTGYIKRQPVDTYRTQRRGGMGVMGMETKEEDFVVDVFAASTHDHLLFFTNKGRVYVLKVYEIPDASRQSRGKAIVNLLTLLPNESITAMIPIKEFNDGHNLIMCTREGTIKKTSLSAFKNIRSTGIIAIGLDEGDELISVKLTDGQKEVLIATRNGKANRFNESEVRAMGRQACGVIGIRLTEKDKVIGMEVVSEGSSILTVCENGFGKRTAISEYTPHHRGGQGMINIKTTMRNGGVVAIASVTDDDQLLVVTHDGIMMRINIKDISEIGRNTQGVKIITLKSEEDAVVAVAKLVSEKKEEEI
- the gyrB gene encoding DNA topoisomerase (ATP-hydrolyzing) subunit B; protein product: MSNEIPAQAYDASSIQVLEGLEAVRKRPSMYIGSTDYRGLHHLVYEVVDNSIDEALAGYCHNIEVTINKDGSVTVSDDGRGIPVEMHEKYKRPALEIVMTKLHAGGKFDNLTYKVSGGLHGVGVSVVNALSEWLRVEVRRNDKLWVQDYMRGKPKDEVHEIGTAIGTGTTTIFKPDPTIFETTEFKYEILVNRMRELAFLNKGIKIVLTDARSGVSDTFHYEGGIVQFVQYLNEGKTPVNEKVIYFEKQKDTTDVEIAMQYNDGYSEIVLAFANNIHTTEGGTHLSGFRSALTRSFNDYAKKNNLLKGDMQFSGEDIREGLTAIISVKLTSPQFEGQTKTKLGNSEVQGIVNSLVGEGLDDYLEENPSEARKIIEKALQAYQAREAARKARELTRRKSALENTTLPGKLADCSERDPSKCELYIVEGDSAGGSAKQGRNRLFQAILPLRGKILNVEKARLDRVFASEEIRALITAMGTGVGEEFVIDKARYHKIILMTDADVDGAHIRTLLLTFFFRHMKPLIEAGYVYIAQPPLFRAKKGKEERYAYNEEALAGILGEMGKNGVSVNRYKGLGEMNPEQLWSTTMDPQTRTVLQVTMEDAVEADRTFTLLMGDKVEPRRDFIVQNAKFVRNLDV
- a CDS encoding S4 domain-containing protein yields the protein MRLDEYLVSEGLVPSRNRAKKLIEKGQVKVDGKTASKPAQKVDYGHEVTIEGEDMPEGFFKLKGIQEASGILHEGDVVLDIGSSAGGFLMFASGIASRVTGIEFSEEFRPPLEEIVSAYPRVHVVFGDAFNMDVTTLDGPYDVILNDMTVEPLTSVKVLKRFLPLLKEHGRVVQVVKLGPRGAPEPMVEKLEESGLKILKVIRPHKMEAYIIAAM
- a CDS encoding glutamine amidotransferase family protein — encoded protein: MRCDTKVRCERNPSGCAISGILNKKGKRIDGTKIIKSITLMHDRSNGLGGGFAAYGIYPRYKDYYAFHVMFDDEDCKARLEELLAERFIIEKDEKIPTAKVANIHDPPLLWRYFVKVDDSKLDGMPEDDYVVDQIMDVNSNLAGAFISSSGKNMGGFKGVGYPEDIAKFFKLDGYKAYLWTAHGRFPTNTPGWWGGAHPIALLDWSVVHNGEISSYGINKRYLEMFGYKLELLTDTEVIAYLFDLLIRRHKLPVEIATGALAPPFWKDIDRMPAQKRKVYEAIRMVYGSALMNGPFSIIVGCNKGMIGLNDRIKLRPMIAATKDDFLYMSSEEAGIRIIEPEPDRVWAPKAGTPVIGLVEEDVE